A single Inediibacterium massiliense DNA region contains:
- the pnpS gene encoding two-component system histidine kinase PnpS, protein MQKKIFATYMVLICLGIILTGALTLNFIKTGYIEHIENKLITNANLMNCFIEEKIENKTSNPIKFYDFAHKYSKEINARVTFIDKNGNVIGDSQVLEKDISYMENHLSRPEVKSALKGEIGKNERRSTTTNIDYLYIAVPIIVDNEVYGVTRLAFPFIELRELNSRLLQSILIAALCGFLVTIILGYRFVNKVTKPIEEITKSAKKIANGHFHHKVYTKSNDEIGILADTFNLMARKLNHTISEIRDKNTKLQSTLESMNEGLFAIDKNYNIMLMNSIAMKLFHIEDKDVDGKHILEVIRNNKIHDILKNILDNNWIGSKEISIDYPDTKILKIHTNFIRLDMDPTRIIGVMALIQDVTDMRKLENMRSEFVANVSHELKTPLTSISGFIETLKEGAMDNEKVRNRFLDIIDIETERLKRLIDDLLTLSSIENHKIAVKKDPLCIHEVFQEIHVMMKSLADHKEIDYTTEIEVDLPRIYGDRDWFKQMILNLIENAIKYTGEKGKVKVFVYERYNNIFIMIKDTGIGIPKEHIPRLFERFYRVDKARSRKVGGTGLGLAIVKHIVLSFGGDIKVNSKVGKGSEFTVRIPIEEKTN, encoded by the coding sequence ATGCAAAAAAAAATTTTTGCAACTTATATGGTATTAATTTGTTTAGGAATTATTTTAACAGGAGCATTGACTCTTAATTTTATCAAAACAGGGTATATAGAGCATATAGAAAACAAATTGATAACAAATGCCAACTTAATGAATTGTTTTATAGAAGAAAAAATTGAAAATAAAACATCTAATCCCATAAAATTTTATGATTTTGCACATAAATATTCAAAAGAAATCAATGCAAGAGTAACGTTTATTGATAAAAATGGAAATGTCATAGGTGATTCCCAAGTACTAGAAAAAGATATAAGTTATATGGAAAATCATTTATCTAGACCAGAGGTTAAAAGTGCATTAAAAGGAGAGATAGGAAAAAATGAAAGAAGAAGTACTACTACAAATATAGATTATTTGTATATTGCTGTTCCTATTATAGTAGATAATGAGGTATATGGAGTAACAAGGCTGGCTTTTCCATTTATAGAACTAAGAGAGTTAAATAGTAGGCTTTTGCAAAGTATATTGATTGCTGCTTTGTGTGGTTTTTTGGTAACGATTATATTAGGATATAGATTTGTAAATAAAGTTACAAAACCTATTGAAGAAATTACAAAGAGTGCAAAAAAAATAGCAAATGGACACTTTCATCATAAAGTTTATACAAAAAGTAATGATGAAATAGGTATTTTAGCAGATACATTTAATCTGATGGCACGAAAGCTTAATCATACTATATCGGAGATAAGAGATAAAAATACAAAATTGCAATCTACATTAGAAAGTATGAATGAGGGATTGTTTGCAATTGATAAAAATTATAATATTATGCTTATGAACTCTATTGCAATGAAGCTTTTTCATATTGAAGATAAAGATGTGGATGGAAAGCACATATTAGAAGTCATCAGAAATAATAAAATTCATGATATATTAAAAAATATTTTAGATAATAATTGGATTGGAAGCAAGGAAATTAGTATAGATTATCCGGATACTAAGATACTTAAAATTCATACCAATTTTATTCGATTAGATATGGACCCTACAAGAATTATTGGTGTAATGGCACTCATTCAAGATGTAACAGATATGAGAAAGCTCGAGAATATGCGTTCTGAATTTGTTGCAAATGTATCTCATGAATTAAAAACCCCTCTTACTTCTATTAGCGGATTTATAGAAACACTAAAAGAAGGCGCGATGGATAATGAGAAGGTACGAAATCGTTTTTTAGACATTATCGATATAGAAACAGAGAGACTCAAAAGATTAATTGATGATTTGCTTACCTTATCTTCTATTGAAAATCATAAGATTGCAGTAAAAAAAGACCCTCTCTGTATCCATGAAGTATTTCAAGAAATTCATGTCATGATGAAATCATTAGCAGATCACAAAGAGATTGATTATACTACAGAAATAGAGGTGGATTTACCTAGAATTTATGGAGATCGAGATTGGTTTAAACAAATGATTTTAAACTTAATAGAAAATGCAATTAAATATACAGGGGAAAAAGGAAAGGTGAAGGTTTTTGTATATGAAAGATACAATAATATCTTTATCATGATAAAGGACACAGGAATTGGAATACCTAAAGAACATATTCCAAGATTATTCGAAAGATTTTATAGAGTAGACAAAGCAAGATCTCGAAAGGTAGGGGGAACTGGATTAGGACTTGCTATTGTAAAGCATATTGTTCTATCTTTTGGTGGTGATATAAAAGTAAATAGTAAAGTAGGGAAAGGTTCAGAGTTTACTGTAAGAATTCCTATTGAAGAGAAAACAAACTAG